GCCGTGTCCGACATCATGAGCGGCAACCCGCTGACCGTCGGCCCGGATACCGACGTGTTCGACTGCATGCGCCTGTGCACCGACAGCCGCATCCGCCACCTGCCGGTGGTGCAGGACGGCAAGGTGGTCGGGGTGATCTCGATCGGCGATCTGGTCAAGGCGGTGATCGACGCGCAGGCCGAACAGATCGAGCACCTGCAGCGCTACATCACGAGCTGAGATTCGCGATTCGGCTCGCGCAGGCAGGATGCCGGAGCGAACATCGGCGAAGCCGATGGCCCGCAGGGCGAGCCGCGGACGCGGCAAGTCATTCGGGATTCGGGAAAGCATCGACTCAAACCGATGCTTTCGCAGCTCCGTCCACGGGCGCGTGCTCGTCCGGCGCCAGGTCGGGCGACCAGCCGGCGCGCCTGGCCACCATCGCCGCCAGCGAGGCCACGCCGACACCGGCCAGGGCCAGACCGCCGATGCCCCAACCCAGCCCGCGCAAGCCGCTCACCGCACTGGTCACCACCAGGTCGCCGAAGCGCCACACCGCCGTCTCGACGAAATTCTTGCCCTTGTAGCGCGTCTCGCGCGGCACCCGCGTATACAGCGCATCCACCGCCGGCTTGGTCATGCCGTAGGCGAAGCCACGCGTGATCACCTGCATCACCGCCAGCAGGGGGACGCCGTAGCCGAACATCGCCAGGTCGCCGCCGCCGAGCAGTGCTACCGCGCCCAGCAGCGCCACGTTCACCAGCGCGGGCAGCAGCAGGCCCCAGCCGGCGCCGTGGCGAATCAGCAGCCAGCGGGTCAGGCTCAGCTGCAGCAGCGCGCCGAGCAGGTTGGTGGCCAGGTCGAGGTCGTTGTAGAACGCCGTGCGCGCCACCGCATCGGTGAAATGCGCCTTCGCATAGTCCGCCACCAGCGCATAGGCCAACGTGCCGATGCCATCGCCGAACAACATCAGCAACGCCATGTAACGCAGAAACGGACGCGACCACAGCTCCTTGATCCCGGTCCACAGCGAGCCGCCGACCGCCTCCTCGCCCCGGCTGCCCGGCTGGCGGTCATGCCGCGTGGAGAGCCGCAGCAGCAACGCCAGCGCCAGCGCCAACGCCAGCGCCGAGACCACCAGCAGCGGCGCCACCCCGATCAGCCGCACCAACAGCTTGGTCACCAGCGGGCCAAAGACCGCGCCGCCCATGCCACCCAGCGCGATCAGCGAGAACACCTGCCGCGCCTGACCGCTGGAGAAAATGTCGGCCATGAAGCTCCAGAACAGCGACACCACGAACAGGTTGAACACGCTGGCCCAGACGAAGAACACCACGCCCAGCTCACGCGCACCGATGCGGTCCTGCGCCGCAAATGCGGGCACGAACGCGAGCAGGCACAGGATGAAAAAGCTGTAGCTCCAGCCGAGCAATTGCCTGCGCCGAAAGCGCGCCACCAGCATGCCGAACAGCGGCGTCAGCAACAGCATCACCACGAACACCGCGCCGTAGAACAGCGGCAGCGACTGCGAGCCGACTGCGCCGCTCAGCTGGCCCATGACCGGCCGGATGATGTAGTACGAGGTCATGACGAAGAAGAACGCCAGCGCCGACAGCATCGGCGCGGCGGCTTGTTCCACTACGGCTTGGCGGGGCAAACTCACGGGCACATCCAGCGTGGGGCGCGGCAAGCCTAGCATGCGGCCATGTCCATCCAGCGAAGCGTGGGAAAGCCTTGAACCACTACGACTACGTCATCGTGGGTGCCGGCTCGGCCGGCTGCGTGCTGGCCAACCGGCTCAGTGCCGACCCGGCCGCACGCGTGCTGCTGCTGGAAGCCGGCCCCCCGGACTGGAACCCGCTGATCCACATGCCCGCCGGCATCGCCCGGCTGGCCAACAACCGCGCGCTCAACTGGAACTACCGCACCGAGCCGGAGCCCGCACTCAATCAGCGCCGCCTGTGGTGGCCGCGCGGGCGCACCCTGGGCGGCTCCAGCGCGATCAACGCGATGTGCTACATCCGCGGCGTGGCGGCCGACTACGACCGCTGGGCCGAGGCCAGCGGCGATCCGCGCTGGTCATGGCGCGAAGTGCTGCCGTGGTTCCTGCGCAGCGAGGACAACAGCCGCGGCGCCAGCGCGCTGCACGGCACGGGCGGCCCGCTCGGCGTTGCCGACCTGCGCCATCACAACGTGCTGTCGGAGGCCCTGATCGATGCCGCC
The window above is part of the Rhodanobacter sp. LX-99 genome. Proteins encoded here:
- a CDS encoding CBS domain-containing protein; this encodes MSQVKHLLQGKGNAIYSIAPDAPVLEAIKHMAEHRIGALLVMHGEQLVGVMSERDYARKVILQGRSSSQTAVSDIMSGNPLTVGPDTDVFDCMRLCTDSRIRHLPVVQDGKVVGVISIGDLVKAVIDAQAEQIEHLQRYITS
- a CDS encoding MFS transporter; translated protein: MLSALAFFFVMTSYYIIRPVMGQLSGAVGSQSLPLFYGAVFVVMLLLTPLFGMLVARFRRRQLLGWSYSFFILCLLAFVPAFAAQDRIGARELGVVFFVWASVFNLFVVSLFWSFMADIFSSGQARQVFSLIALGGMGGAVFGPLVTKLLVRLIGVAPLLVVSALALALALALLLRLSTRHDRQPGSRGEEAVGGSLWTGIKELWSRPFLRYMALLMLFGDGIGTLAYALVADYAKAHFTDAVARTAFYNDLDLATNLLGALLQLSLTRWLLIRHGAGWGLLLPALVNVALLGAVALLGGGDLAMFGYGVPLLAVMQVITRGFAYGMTKPAVDALYTRVPRETRYKGKNFVETAVWRFGDLVVTSAVSGLRGLGWGIGGLALAGVGVASLAAMVARRAGWSPDLAPDEHAPVDGAAKASV